The Solanum lycopersicum chromosome 2, SLM_r2.1 DNA window AAGGGCAAAATTGTCCTTGGAAACCCCGCCGGGTGAGTAAGATAGGGGTATTTTAGTaagaaacttattttattacaaGGGTACTTCAGTATATTCGTCATACAACCAACAAAGAGTGTCATTTTGTTAGGGATTTACtacattattaattattcttttttttttttgcaatccTTTTTTAGGTAGGGGATGGTTGGTGGAAAGGTGAAAAAAGCATATTCcgttattttgtgatttttattccatttatttCTCTTCCTTTTGTTACCACTAGAGTTACCAGGGTGGGCATTTGAtcgatttttgaaattttaataccCCTCAACGTAACTAGAAATCCAAATTGAACTAGATTTAGTACTGTTCATCGATTCAATTTCCCAATTCATATTGTGATATGTAGCCGCACAAATTACAATTATTCCgtatattaatttcttattgTATAGCATCTCTTCAgctaatatgattaaaaaaatagttaatgtAAAAATTGAACTCGGATGAAATAAACTCAATGTACATCTGCATATGGAAAAACGTCAAAAAGTTTCTTAAACGATCcaaaataacttatatttattcttaaactatattttgactCAAGTCTATCCTTTCCGTTAAACTATTGAgtcaaaaatacctttcttATTAACGAAAGTTTTAAATGTCATACTGCATGCCaatataaattactttttttttccactGCCACATAGATAAATCCTAAATCCCAATTACTCTTTTTTTCCCCGTATTTCCTTATTTTCCAGAATCAATTTCACTGCTTCTCCCTGATTGAAGTTTCGTTTTTGTCCAGATTTTGTGatgtttattttcattttttacttaatGTTTAGTAATGCATTTCTTCATTAGTTCTTTACTTGGTTTATGTCCAGCTTTTGTGAAATTATTTCTAGTTTCTCTATTTCTTCATTAGTTCTTTACTTTAGTTTATTTTCGGCTATTGACCAACTTTGCTGATTTTTAACAAACAACAAGCTAGCGGAGGGTTTGTATTTGGAGTAGTGTGTTTTGTGCTCAACATGTTTTATatgaagttcaaatatttgCTTCCACCGTTAATGTTCCTCATTTTGCAAATTGGTTTATCAAGTTACATTGTTGGTATTCTATTGCTCAATGTTTTTTGTTTAGCGGTGATAAAATATACTTGTTCAATAACATACTTTAATGAGGGAGAAGGGGTGAAATCTTTTctggaaaataatgaataagaaaaaaagaatagttAAAATTTAAGAACTTAGTCTAAGTAACggtaaaaaaaagagtaattaGTATTGGCATGTAATGTGACATCCACATTACATTTAACAACTTCCATTAATAAGAATAGTACATTTTACCCATTACCCAATAGTTTGACgaaaaagataaatttgaaccgaaatatagtttaaggacaaatatgagttatttcaaataattttagggtatttttgaccctatTCCGATTAGCATATGAAGGCTTCTAAATTAGAATGGTCTCCTGCTAAGTGATTCATATGTTAACTTCTTTCAagctataatttaataatatgcCATAAGTACAGATCATGAGGACAAGCCATCTATAGAGTTTGACTTGAGGAAAACTTATTTTTAGTttacatcatatttttttactttctagTGTTTGCTCTcctatattatgatgaaaaacATAACTCCAAAAACATGTGTCTTTTAAGGCTTCAAGAGGGGACTGCCTTCCTTGATCAACACAAATACACTGCCAGCATCTCCTCTGGAGATCCTAAGCTCATCATCCAAGTAGGTTGTCAGCAGCCATGATTGTGCATTGTTATTGGAAATAGGAAACTTAATTGGTGGTTGACTTGAAATGGACTTGGCCACCGAGGAAGCTGTGTCTTGGACTGAAGTAATCAAGCCTTTGAAGGGGCTTAGATCAATCTTTTGTCCCAAGAATTCAACGTTCTCAGGCAATACGATGGAATCTGTCAACTGGGGTGTTCCAATTATGCCTTCTTCGAATTTAATCTGAACCAAACACACCGTATAACATGAGACTAAAATGATGATCAAAGTACAAGGAACGATGACAAGACTAGAAAGATGTTAAAGAAGATACTTACCTGGACGCGTTTTGGACTTCTGACTTCGAATTTGGCATTGGTACTAATGGAAGTTGTAGCTAAAGGTCCAGCAAAGACAACAGAGTTTTGGACAGTGAAACTCTCAGAATCGATAGTCTGTGAAATCTCTTCAACTCGAACCAGAAGCAGATTGCCCCGTGACAACAAGGGGAACAAACCCGAAAAAGATGTGTACCTGCAGTGTTCCAGCACAGAATTCCAAGTGTTCATGACAAATATACACTGAAGCAAGAACATTTAACATTCTTGATAGCGAAATGATGCCACCTGAATTCTCATGACTAAGAAAGTGATGCTCATATAAGGTTCATCTCAAGAAACATTCGAAAATTAAGAGTGGACACTGGACATATATTTGTCATATGTTCGTGGCAACATATGTGGCCACAGTCATGATTGAAATTCCTTCAATATATTTACGTAGCTGTGGTAGTTAGCAccaaaaaatttgaacttttgatCACTAGTACTTCCAGTTTGCAACAAGGCTTTCATTTATCTTTCCTTTTCATACTCTGACTGTTTTAATCCCATACGCAAACTActatagtttttaaattaataaattaattcgATTGCTAAGagcataacaaataaaataataaaagatgtaattaccaaataaaaaattgcaaGCTAGTGAAGCAATTGGTCATGTGAGTGAATTCACACTACataattcaaccaaaaaaaaaaaatcaagaacttACGCAAGAATCCATTTGCCGTTGAGAAGAGTCAAGGCTTCAGTAGGTGCTGGATTAGGGTTCTTCGACTCAAGCTGTGTGATGAGTTCAACGATTTCCGCCCTAGTCTCACTGCTAGCACTCAAACCCCTATTGGTTCCATAAAAAGAATCCGCCAATTGCTTCTTCAGCAACTCAATTTCACTTGGCTCCTTTGGTGGTTCTTCATCCACAACCGCTACTCCACCCGGACTTATTTTCTCCACTTCCGGCCCCCACTCATCTTCCTTGTCGTAATTTGTGGCTTGAGCTGTGAATTTTGGTTTTGGGTATGTGAATTCTTTGACTGAAATTGCTCTGTGTAGTTCTGTTTTTGATGGGAAATTCGTGGAGGAGATGGGTAAAGTTGAGATTTTGGAGGTGGGTTTTGAATATTGGGATGTAATTTGGAGAGTTCTGCAAGGAATTTGATTGAGAGAAGAGATGGAAGCCATTTTCAGAGTGAAACAGAGAAAGAGCAGAATgctattttttgtaaatatgaaatgaagaaaacaGGGGAAGCTCGATTGAATGAGAATTACAATACTGTATGATGCATTTTATAACGAGCGTGTTGCCTTGGATAGCTGGGGTAAAA harbors:
- the ChrC gene encoding plastid lipid associated protein CHRC: MASISSLNQIPCRTLQITSQYSKPTSKISTLPISSTNFPSKTELHRAISVKEFTYPKPKFTAQATNYDKEDEWGPEVEKISPGGVAVVDEEPPKEPSEIELLKKQLADSFYGTNRGLSASSETRAEIVELITQLESKNPNPAPTEALTLLNGKWILAYTSFSGLFPLLSRGNLLLVRVEEISQTIDSESFTVQNSVVFAGPLATTSISTNAKFEVRSPKRVQIKFEEGIIGTPQLTDSIVLPENVEFLGQKIDLSPFKGLITSVQDTASSVAKSISSQPPIKFPISNNNAQSWLLTTYLDDELRISRGDAGSVFVLIKEGSPLLKP